CCTTCACGTGCATATTCATACGCTCTTTTCCCATCCACTTTCACGGCGGAGTAAACGGGTGGAATCTGCTCTATAGAGCCAATAAACTGTTGCAATTTAGTCTCTACTAATTCTCTTGTGATATGGCTTGTGGGATATTCTTTATCAATTGGTTTTTCAAGGTCGAATGAAGGCGTAGTGGCGCCCAGAAAAAGCGTTGCCACATATTCTTTTGTCTGATATTGAAAAGATTCAATCAGTTTGGTGGCCCGCCCGGTACAAAGAATCATCACGCCGGTTGCAAGAGGATCAAGCGTTCCGGCGTGGCCTACCTTTATTTTTTTGACTTTAAGCTGTTTACTGATTAACCAACGAATTTTGTTGACTAAGCTAAATGAAGTCCAATGCAGGGGTTTATTGAAATAAAGAACTTCTCCTTCGATAAAATCCATGTAAAAAAATTTCGTATCGCATTAAAAGTCAACGTGGACGTGCAATAGTAACAGTACAATAATGATAAAACCGAAGATAATACGGTAATAGCCGAAAAATTTGAATCCGTGTTTGGTTAAATAAGCAATAAAACCTTTGATGGCAAAGATAGCTACCACAAACCCGATAAAGTTACCTGCTGCGAGCAGCATAAGGTTATGGTGCGTCAGCAATTCAGGAGTTTTCTTATAAGCATCCCAAAAGCTTACTACAAATGCGCCTGCCAGGGTAGGCACTCCAAGAAAAAACGAAAACTCGGCAGCGGCTTTACGCGTCAGTTTTTGTTGCATCCCGCCGATAATTGTCGAAGCGCTTCTGCTCAATCCGGGAAGCACAACCGATAATATCTGATACACACCGATCATCCATGCTTTTTTATAAGGAATTTCTTCTTCGGAATGAATCGTTGGATTCAGGAACCATTTGTCAACGAACAAAAGGACAAAGCCACCTCCGAACATGGTAAACGCAATCATCAACGGAGTTTGCAGGGCGTTGTCGATATAACTCTTCAACAACAAACCAACCACAGCAGAAGGAATCAATGCCAGGATTAATTTGAGATAAAAATGCCAGCTTTTGAAGTCAATAAATTTTCTCCAATACACAACAACCACCGATAAAATGGTTCCAAACTGGATATTCTCAATAAATAATTTAGTAAAAGCGTTTTTATCAATGCCCATAAAAGCTCCGGCTAAAGCCATGTGACCAGTTGATGAAACGGGCAAAAATTCGGTAAGGCCTTCTATAACCGATAAGATGAGGGTATGTAACCAGGTCATTTATTCTCGTCCTCCTTTTTGTTACGCCACATGATAGAAAAGAACATAGATAAGAAGCCAAATAAAGAAATCATTGGGCCAACAGTGATGCGTCGTGTGCTAAAAATATCCGGATTAAATACCGATCCTGACTTACCGCCTGTCATGAGAAGAAAACCT
The sequence above is drawn from the Microbacter margulisiae genome and encodes:
- the truB gene encoding tRNA pseudouridine(55) synthase TruB, whose translation is MDFIEGEVLYFNKPLHWTSFSLVNKIRWLISKQLKVKKIKVGHAGTLDPLATGVMILCTGRATKLIESFQYQTKEYVATLFLGATTPSFDLEKPIDKEYPTSHITRELVETKLQQFIGSIEQIPPVYSAVKVDGKRAYEYAREGADVELASKTLVIDELEILAFDLPVLKLRIVCSKGTYIRALARDIGQALDSGAHLTELTRTRIGNVTIDQCMTPEDFEKFLKLPQKEP
- a CDS encoding undecaprenyl-diphosphate phosphatase, with translation MTWLHTLILSVIEGLTEFLPVSSTGHMALAGAFMGIDKNAFTKLFIENIQFGTILSVVVVYWRKFIDFKSWHFYLKLILALIPSAVVGLLLKSYIDNALQTPLMIAFTMFGGGFVLLFVDKWFLNPTIHSEEEIPYKKAWMIGVYQILSVVLPGLSRSASTIIGGMQQKLTRKAAAEFSFFLGVPTLAGAFVVSFWDAYKKTPELLTHHNLMLLAAGNFIGFVVAIFAIKGFIAYLTKHGFKFFGYYRIIFGFIIIVLLLLHVHVDF
- a CDS encoding DUF3098 domain-containing protein, with protein sequence MKQTKQPVKTDETQNQRDFALGKTNWILIGVSVFMIILGFLLMTGGKSGSVFNPDIFSTRRITVGPMISLFGFLSMFFSIMWRNKKEDENK